The genomic segment TGCTGGACCGTTATGCATTGCAGCAGGACGATCGTGTGCAGGTATCGGCAGCGGTTGAAGTCGATGTGAAAACCCGTTCACTGCTGATGTTCCGGCTCGGCGAAGAATGGCTGGGCTTGGCCACTCGCACCTTGGTGGAAGTGGCGCCGATGCAAGCCATTCACTCGTTGCCGCACCAGCGCTCCCGGGCTTTGCTCGGTGTGGCAAATGTACGCGGCGCGCTGGTGGCCTGCCTGTCGCTGGTGGAATTGCTCGGCCTCGATGCGACCGTCGGTGTGGTCTCTGGTGCGCGGGTCATGCCACGCATGCTGATCATTGCCGCTCAGGGCGGTCCGGTGGTGGTGCCGGTGGACGAGGTGGACGGTATTCATGCCATCGACGAACGCATTCTGGACGCCGCCTCGCAGTCCGGCGTGCAGGCCAGTGCGAAGTACACGCGCGGTGTGTTGCAGTTCAAGGGGCGAAGCCTGCGTTGGCTGGACGAAGAACAATTGCTGTCCGCCGTGACCCGGAGCCTCACATGACCCCCGAGCAAATGCGCGACGCCTCTTTGCTGGAGCTGTTCAGCCTGGAAGCCGAGGCCCAGACCCAGGTGCTGAGCACCGGCCTGCTGGCGTTGGAGCGCGACCCGACCCAGGCCGATCATCTGGAGTCGTGCATGCGCGCGGCGCACTCGCTCAAGGGCGCGGCGCGGATCGTCGGCGTCGATGCCGGGGTCAGCGTTGCGCACGTGATGGAAGATTGTCTGGTCAGTGCTCAGGAAGGGCGACTGTACCTGCGGCCCGAGCACATCGACGCGCTGCTGCAAGGCACCGATTTGCTGATGCGTATCGCCACGCCGAGTAGCGCTCCGGCACCTGTGGAGATCGACGCTTATGTGGCGTTGATGGGGCATTTGCTCGATCCGATGGCCGCTGCACTGGCCAGTCAATCAATGGCGCCGGTGATGGCCGAGTTGCAGATGGAAGCGCCCAGGCTCAAAGACGAGCTCCCCATCCCGGTCCCGGTCGTCGAGCCGGTAATGCCGACAGAGCCACTGAAAAAATCCAGGCGCACCACCGAGAACGGTGAGCGCGTGCTGCGGGTCACGGCTGAACGCCTGAACAGCCTGCTCGATCTGTCGAGCAAATCGCTGGTGGAAACCCTGCGTCTGAAGCCGCATCTGGCGACCATGCAGCGCCTCAAGCGTATGCAGGGCAACGGTTTGCGGGCACTGGAAAATCTCAATGTGCACCTCAAGGAACACGCCTTGAGCCTGGAAGCCCAGGAGGCGCTTGAAGACGCCCGCCGTCTGCTCGCTGAAACTCATCACCTGCTGGCGGAAAAGAACGCCGAACTCGATGAATTTGCCTGGCAGGCCAGTCAGCGCGCGCAAGTGTTGTACGACACGGCGCTGGCCTGTCGCATGCGGCCGTTTGCCGATGTGCTGAGCGGACAAGTGCGCATGGTCCGCGACCTGGGTCGCAGCCTTGGTAAACAGGTGCGTCTGGAGATCGAAGGGGAAAAGACCCAGGTCGATCGTGACGTGCTGGAAAAACTCGAAGCGCCGCTCACGCACCTGCTGCGCAATGCCGTGGATCACGGTATCGAAACCCCGCAGCAACGGCTGTTGGCCGGCAAGCCTGAAGAAGGCTTGATCCGCCTGCGCGCCTCGCATCAGGCCGGGCTGCTGGTACTGGAATTGAGCGACGACGGCAATGGGGTGGACCTGGAAAAAGTCCGCCGCAGCATCGTTGAACGGCAATTGTCCCCCACTGAAACAGCGGCTCAACTGAGCGAAGAAGAGCTGCTGACGTTCCTGTTCCTGCCGGGTTTCAGCCTGCGCGATACGGTCACCGAAGTCTCGGGCCGCGGCGTCGGTCTCGATGCGGTGCAGCACATGGTCCGCCAGTTGCGCGGCGCCGTGGTGCTGGAACAGACGGCGGGCGAGGGCAGTCGTTTCCATCTGGAAGTGCCGCTGACCTTGTCGGTGGTGCGCAGCCTGGTGGTGGAAGTCGGCGACGAGGCCTATGCCTTCCCACTGGCTCACATCGAACGGATGTGCGACCTGGAGCCGGACGACATCGTCCAGCTCGAAGGCCGTCAGCATTTCTGGCACGAAGGCCGGCATGTCGGGTTGGTGGCCGCCAGTCAGCTGTTGCACCGTCCCGCGAGCCAGAGCAGCCAGGCGACCCTCAAGGTCGTGGTGATTCGTGAGCGCGAGGCGATTTACGGGGTAGCCGTCGAGCGCTTTGTTGGTGAGCGGACCTTGGTCGTGTTGCCGCTGGATGAGCGGCTGGGCAAGGTGCAGGACATTTCCGCCGGGGCGTTGCTGGACGACGGTTCAGTGGTGCTGATCGTCGATGTTGAAGACATGCTGCGCTCGGTGGACAAACTGTTGAACACCGGCCGGCTGGAGCGTATTGCCCGTCACAGCCAGCAAACGGTGGAAGCGGCACGCAAACGGATTCTGGTGGTGGACGATTCGCTGACGGTGCGCGAGTTGCAACGCAAGCTGCTGCTCAATCGCGGCTACGACGTGGCGGTGGCGGTGGATGGCATGGATGGCTGGAATGCCCTGCGTTCGGAGGATTTTGACCTGTTGATCACTGATATCGACATGCCGCGCATGGATGGCATCGAACTGGTGTCGTTGCTGCGCCGGGACAATCGCCTGCAATCGCTGCCGGTGATGGTGGTGTCCTACAAGGACCGCGAAGAAGATCGCCGTCGTGGACTGGACGCCGGGGCCGACTATTATTTAGCCAAGGCCAGTTTTCATGACGATGCCCTGCTCGACGCCGTGGTCGAGCTTATCGGAGGTGCGCGGGCATGAAAATCGCAATCGTCAACGACATGCCCATGGCGGTGGAAGCCCTGCGCCGTGCCCTGGCCTTCGAGCCGGCACATCAGGTGATCTGGGTCGCGGCCAATGGTGCCGAAGCGGTACAACGCTGTGCCGAACACACCCCGGACCTGATCCTGATGGACCTGATCATGCCGGTGATGGATGGTGTGGAGGCAACCCGGCAGATCATGGCCGAAACGCCGTGCGCGATTGTCATCGTCACCGTCGACCGCCAGCAGAACGTGCACCGGGTATTCGAAGCCATGGGCCACGGCGCGCTGGACGTGGTCGACACACCGGCCATTGGTGCCGGCAATGCCCAGGAAGCGGCCGCGCCGTTGTTGCGCAAGATCATGAACATTGGCTGGCTGATTGGCGAGAAAGGCAAACGGGTGCGCTCGGCGCCGACCCCGTCGCGCAGCTCGGCGTCGCGCCAGCGACTGGTGGCCATCGGCTCGTCCGCGGGCGGGCCGGCGGCGCTGGAACTGTTACTCAAGGGCCTGCCGAAGGATTTTTCCGCCGCCATCGTCCTGGTGCAACATGTGGACCAGGTGTTCGCCGCCGGCATGGCCGAATGGCTCAGCAGCGCCAGCGGCCTGAACGTGCGCCTGGCTCGCGAGGGCGAACCGCCCCAGCCTGGCACGGTGTTGCTGGCGGGCACCAATCACCATATTCGCTTGTTGAAAAACGGTACGCTGGCTTACACCGCCGAACCGGTCAATGAGATATATCGGCCCTCTATCGATGTGTTTTTCGAGAGTGTGGCCAGTTACTGGAACGGCGATGCGGTGGGCGTTTTGCTGACCGGCATGGGCCGTGATGGCGCGCAAGGGCTCAAACTCATGCGCCAACAGGGTTATCTGACCATCGCCCAGGACCAGAACAGCAGTGCGGTGTATGGCATGCCGAAGGCGGCCGCGGCCATCGACGCCGCCGTGGAAATTCGCCCACTGGACAAGATAGCGCCAAGATTGCTGGAGATATTCCCCAAATGACGATTTTCCCCGGCAACCCTGGCCCCGGCAGTACTCAGGTGACAGCTCATGAATGACTTACAGCTCGACGGCTACAAGACCGACGAAAACGCCGCCATGGTGTTGTTGGTGGATGATCAGGCGATGATCGGCGAGGCCGTGCGCCGTGGGCTGTCGAATGAAGAGAACATCGACTTCCATTTCTGCGCCGACCCGCACCAGGCCATTGCCCAAGCCATTCGCATCAAGCCGACGGTGATTCTGCAGGACCTGGTCATGCCCGGCCTCGACGGTTTGAGCCTGGTGCGCGAATACCGCAATCATCCGGCGACCAAGGACATTCCGATCATCGTCCTGTCGACCAAGGAAGACCCGCTGATCAAGAGCGCGGCGTTTGCCGCCGGCGCCAACGACTATCTGGTCAAGCTGCCGGACAACATCGAACTGGTGGCGCGTATCCGCTATCACTCGCGCTCCTACATGACCCTGCTGCAACGCGATGCCGCTTACCGGGCGTTGCGGGTCAGCCAGCAGCAGTTGCTTGACACCAATCTGGTGCTGCAACGGCTGATGAACTCCGACGGCCTGACCGGGCTGTCAAATCGTCGCCACTTTGACGAATACCTTGAGCTCGAATGGCGCCGCTCGCTGCGCGACCAGACGCAACTGTCGTTGCTGATGATCGACGTCGATTACTTCAAGTCCTACAACGACAGCTTCGGCCATCTGGAAGGCGACGAAGCCCTGCGCAAGGTCGCTACCGCCATTCGCGATGCCAGCGCCCGGCCGTCCGACTTGCCGGCTCGTTATGGCGGTGAAGAATTTGCGCTGGTATTGCCCAACACCTCGCCGGGCGGGGCGCGACTGGTGGCGGAGAAACTGCGCCAGACCGTGGCAGCGTTGAAAATCCCGCACATCGTTCCGGCTGAAGGGGCGAGCCTGACGATCAGTATTGGCCTGTCGACTGTGATTCCGCAGGCGGGCAGCGATTGCCGGCAATTGATCTCGGCGGCGGATAAAGGGCTGTACCTGGCGAAGAACAATGGGCGTAATCAGGTGGGGATCGAGTGAGGGCGCCTGATCCCACAGGTTTCCTGTCGTCTCGCAACGCGGTAGTGAAACTGCAAGCAGTCTGAAACCATTCACCCCTAAAGCCGCCAGGCGGGCTGCCGTGACAGTCTGATTACGTTATACTCGTCGGCTTTCAAAAGTTCGCCAACGAGTGCTGCCCGCCATGGAAATCAACCCGATCCTTAACAGTATCAAGGACCTGTCCGAGCGCTCCGAAACTATTCGGGGGTATCTTTGACTACGATCAAAAGCATGAGCGTCTGACTGAGGTCAATCGCGAGCTTGAAGATCCGGCTGTCTGGAACAACCCGTCATACGCTCAGGAACTGGGCCGCGAGCGGTCGCTGCTGGCGCAGATCGTCGAAACCCTCGACGAAATGCACACCGGCCTGGCCGACGCCAAGGATTTGCTGCTGATGTCCGCCGAAGAGGAAGACCAGGCCGCCGTCGATGACGTCGCCGCCGAAGTCGAACGTCTGCGCGAATCCCTGGAAAAACTCGAATTCCGTCGCATGTTCAGCGGTGAAATGGACGCCAACAACGCCTACCTGGACATCCAGGCCGGCTCCGGCGGCACCGAGGCCCAGGACTGGGCCAACATTCTGCTGCGCATGTACCTGCGCTGGGCCGATAAACGTGGCTTCGACGCGACCATCATGGAACTGTCCGCCGGTGAAGTCGCCGGGATCAAGGGCGCGACCGTGCACATCAAGGGCGAGTACGCCTTTGGCTGGTTGCGGACCGAGATCGGTGTACACCGTCTGGTGCGCAAGAGCCCGTACGACTCGGGCAACCGTCGCCATACCTCGTTCTCGGCCGTGTTCGTGTCGCCGGAAATCGATGACAACATCGAAATCGACATCAACCCGTCGGACCTGCGCATCGACACCTACCGCTCCTCCGGTGCCGGTGGTCAGCACGTAAACACCACCGACTCGGCCGTACGTATCACCCACGTACCATCCAACACCGTGGTCAGCTGCCAGAACGAACGCTCCCAGCACGCCAACAAAGACACCGCGATGAAAATGTTGCGGGCGCGCTTGTACGAGCAGGAAGTGCAGAAACGCAACGCCGCCTCCCAGGCCCTGGAAGACACCAAGTCGGACATCGGCTGGGGTCACCAGATTCGCTCGTATGTACTCGATGCGTCGCGAATCAAGGATTTGCGCACTAACATCGAACGCAGCGACTGCGACAAGGTGCTCGACGGCGATATCGACGAATACCTGGTGGCCAGCCTCAAACAAGGGCTGTAAACCGTCAGTCAAGACCTTAAGTCCCCTGCCACCGGTGGGGGCAACGAACCTGTGATGGAATTTTTAAAGACATGAGCGACCTAGAACTCGACCCGCAAGCCCTGCAACAGGAAGAAAACTCCCTGATCGCCTTGCGCAAGGAAAAGCTGGCTGCCGAGCGCGCCAAGGGCAATGCTTTCCCGAACGACTTCCGCCGTGACGCCTACTGCGAAGACTTGCAGAAGCAGTACGTCGACAAGACCAAGGAAGAGCTGGCAGAGGCTGCAATCGCGGTCAAGGTTGCCGGTCGCATCATGCTCAACCGTGGCTCGTTCATGGTGATCCAGGATATGTCCGGTCGCATTCAGGTTTACGTCAACCGTAAAACCCTGTCGGAAGAAACCCTGGCCGCGGTGAAGACCTGGGACCTGGGCGACATCATTGCCGCCGAAGGCACACTGGCCCGTTCCGGCAAGGGCGACCTGTACGTTGAAATGACCAGCGTGCGCCTGCTGACCAAATCCCTGCGCCCACTGCCGGACAAGCACCACGGCCTGTCCGACACCGAGCAGCGCTACCGCCAGCGTTACGTTGACCTGATCGTCAACGAAGACGTGCGCCATACCTTCCGCGTGCGTTCGCAAGTGATTGCCCACACCCGCGCCTTCCTGATGCAGCGTGACTTCCTGGAAGTCGAAACGCCGATGCTGCAAACCATTCCGGGTGGTGCCGCAGCCAAGCCTTTCGAAACTCACCACAACGCGCTGGACATGGGCATGTACCTGCGCATCGCGCCGGAGCTGTACCTCAAGCGCCTGGTTGTGGGCGGCTTCGAGAAAGTGTTCGAGATCAACCGCAACTTCCGTAACGAAGGCGTTTCGACTCGTCACAATCCTGAATTCACCATGTTGGAGTTCTACCAGGCCTACGCCGACTACGAAGACAACATGGACCTGACCGAAGAACTGTTCCGCGAACTGGCGCAACTGGTTCTGGGCAGCACCGACGTGCCGTACGGCGACAAGGTGTTCCACTTCGGCGAACCGTTCGTGCGTCTGTCGGTGTTCGACTCGATCCTCAAGTACAACCCCGAGCTGAGCGCTGACGACCTGACCGATATCGACAAGGCTCGCGCCATCGCCAAGAAAGCCGGCGCCAAGGTGCTGGGCTTCGAAGGCCTGGGCAAGCTGCAAGTGATGATTTTCGAAGAACTGGTCGAGCACAAGCTGGAACAGCCGCACTTCATCACCCAGTACCCGTTCGAAGTGTCGCCGCTGGCCCGTCGTAACGATGACAACCCGAACGTCACCGACCGTTTCGAGCTGTTCATTGGCGGCCGTGAAATCGCCAACGCCTACTCCGAGTTGAACGACGCGGAAGACCAGGCCGAGCGCTTCATGGCTCAGGTGGCCGACAAGGATGCCGGCGACGACGAAGCCATGCACTACGACGCCGACTTCGTTCGCGCACTGGAATACGGCATGCCGCCGACCGCCGGTGAAGGCATCGGCATCGACCGTCTGGTGATGTTGTTGACCAACTCACCGTCGATCCGCGACGTGATCCTGTTCCCGCACATGCGGCCGCAAGCGTAAGTGCTTCAATTAAAAAGCCGCCTATGACAGGCGGCTTTTTATTGCCTGTCTGGTACAAACGTATCAATTTGTTACTTTCATTTGAGAGGAAATGCCTGTCGTGAATCGTGCAATTGCTCAAGAAGGTGCAGCGGGCATCGCCACTGCGGTCGCTGAAAGTGTTCAGTATCAGGGCCGCAAGGCCAGCCGCCAGGGCAGCGAGCAGCGCCGACAGGACATTCTTGATGCAGCGATGCGCATCGTCGTACGCGACGGCGTGCGTGCGGTACGCCATCGGGCGGTGGCGGCTGAAGCGGGTGTGCCGTTGTCGGCCACCACCTACTATTTCAAGGACATCGATGACTTGCTCACCGATACCTTCGCGCAATACGTGGAGCGCAGCGCCGCTTACATGGCCATGTTGTGGGTAAACAACGAAGGTCTGCTGCGTGAGATGGTGGTCAGCGGCGACGGCAGCCCCGAGTCGCGTTCGCAACTGGCGGACAATATTGCCCGGTTGATGGCCGACTATGTGCACCGGCAACTGCTCAATCGCCGCGAGCACTTGATGGCCGAGCAGGCGTTCCGCCAGGAAGCGCTGCTTAATCCGCGCCTGGCGCTGCTGGTACGTTCCCACCAGCAGATTCTGCTACAGGGCACGTGCCAGCTTTTCCAGGTTCTGGGTTCACGCGAGCCGCAACAGGATGCCAAGGTGTTGACGGCTATCATCGGTCGCATGGAATATCAGGGCCTGCTCAACGATGCCGAGCCTTTGGCCGAAGAGGACATGCTCGGTATCCTGAACCGCTATATGCACCTGGTATTGGCGTCGGTGTGATTTTTATGTGAGCACAAAACCCTGTGGGAGCGAGCTTGCTCGCGATAGCTGTCTGACATTCAACATCTTTGTTGCCTGACATGACGCCATCGCGAGCAAGCTCGCTCCCACAAGGGCCAGTTTTGCCAAGGGTTTTAACAGGAGTTTCGGGTGGACGATTACCAGCAGACGATTCGCATGTTGTCCGACCGCATTGTGCTGGCGCAGACGCCGATTCGCGTCCTCGATGCAGTGAAGTGGGACGAGAACATCCGCAAGGGCTTCCTCAAGGCCAAAGGCAAGGAAATGCCGGCGGTCGATCGCGACTATTACCTCAATCGGCCGCTATCGTTCGACTCCAGCAAGGTGAAGCTGGAATTCCAGAACATCGAGCGCGACATCACCCGCCAGCTGGGCCAGTTCAACCCGGTCGGCCAGATCATGCGCCGCATGTGCAAGGAATACCGCATGGTGGTGCGCATGCTCGAGGCACGCGGCACCGAGGATTTCGGCCTGATTTCCCAGGAGCTGTATGGCGCGGCATCGGATGCGTTTCACGCCGGCGACCCGACCCTGGCCGACCTGGGCCTGATGCTCTCCGACTACCTGAATAACATCGACGGCCGTGGCGACCTCAAGGACGAACCGAAAACCCTCACCGCCAAGGACGCCGTCAACCTGCTGCAAACCCGGCTGAACAAGGTGTTTGGCGAGGCCGAGGAAACCATTCGGGTGTTCGAGTCCGACGGGATCGTCGCCGACGCAGCGGCGGGCGCCGACTACATCAAGATCCGCGCCGACGCGATGTTCAACGACCGCGACGTGCGTGCGCTGGAAGTCCATGAAGGCCTGGTGCATGTCGGCACCACCCTCAACGGCCTGAACCAGCCGATCTGCACTTTCCTGTCCAAAGGCCCGCCGTCGTCTACCGTGACCCAGGAAGGCCTGGCGATCCTGATGGAAATCATCACCTTCGCCTCCTACCCGAGCCGCCTGCGAAAGCTGACCAACCGCACTCGTGCCATCCACATGGTGGAGGAGGGCGCGGACTTTTTGCAGGTGTTCGAGTTCTTCCGTGAGCAAGGCTTTGAAATGGCCGAAAGCTATGGCAATGCCAGTCGGGTTTTCCGTGGTTCGACACCGACAGGTCTGCCATTCACCAAAGACTTGTCCTACCTCAAGGGCTTTATCATGGTTTACAACTACATTCAGTTGGCCGTGCGTAAAGGCAAGCTTGAGCAGGTGCCGCTATTGTTCTGCGGCAAGACCACGTTGGAAGACATGCGCACCTTGCGTCAGTTGGTCGATGAGGGCTTGGTAGTGCCGCCCAAGTATTTGCCGGAACAGTTCAGGGACATGAACGCGTTGTCGGCGTGGATGTGCTTCTCCAACTTCCTCAACCACCTGAGCCTGGATCGGATCGAGGCGGATTACTCGAACATCCTTTAACGATGACACCCTCTCCTGTGGGAACGGGCTTGCCCGCGATTGCGGACTGACAGACAACATAGGTGTTGGATGTACCGGCCCCATCGCGGACAAGCCCGCTCCCACAGGGACTGCTATCCAATCTATCTCTGCGAGGTTCCAACGGATGCGAATCCTCGGCATTTTCTGCCTTCTCCTGACCCTGAGCGGTTGCAGCTCGCTGCTGTTCTACCCCGAACCCGGCCAGCCGTTCACTCCCGAAAAAGCTCATCTTCAATTTCGTGACGTCACCCTGACCACCGCCGACGGCCTCAAGCTGCACGGCTGGTGGTTGCCGGCCAAACAGGGCGTCGAAGTCAAAGGCACCGTGCTGCACCTGCACGGCAACGGCGGCAATCTCTCCATGCACCTGGGCGGCAGTTGGTGGTTGCCGGAGGCGGGTTACCAGGTATTGCTGGTGGACTATCGCGGTTATGGCCTGTCCGAAGGCAAGCCAAGCCTGCCGGCGATCTATCAGGACATCGACGCCGCGTTCAAATGGCTCGACCAGGCCCCCGAGGTCAAAGGCAAGCCGCTGATCGTGCTGGGCCAGAGCCTCGGCGGCTCGATGGCCGTGCACTATCTGGTTCAGCACCCGCAGCGTCAGCGCCAACTCAAGGCATTGGTACTCGACGGGGCGCCCGCCAGCTACCGCGATGTCGGACGCTATGCCCTCACCACGTCGTGGCTGACCTGGCCATTCCAGGTGCCGCTGTCGTGGCTGGTGCCGGACGGCGACAGTGCGATCAACTCCATGGCGCAACTCAACGGCGTGCCGAAACTGATCTACCACAGCATCGACGACCAGCTCGTGCCCCTTTCCAACGGCATCCGTCTGTATCAAGCTGCGCCGCCACCGCGCGTGCTGCAACTGACCCGTGGCGGTCATGTGCAGACCTTTGCCGATCCGGTCTGGCGCACCGTCATGCTGCGCTATCTGGAAGACCCGCAGCATTTCAACGGCCTGCGGCGCCTGGGGGAAATCCCCAATTACCCGGTGCCGACGAATTCAAAAGATGAACCACCAGAGAGTCCGCAATGAGTGAAGAACGTAACGCCATCCCGCTGATCATCACCGGTATCTGCAGCATCATTGGCACCGTCGGTTGCCTGTGGTACTACGGCTACCTGCACTTCGCCAAGCCTGAGGATGCGTTGCTGCTCAACGAATTCACCATGCTCAAGACCGTGCCGGGCGAAGACTACAAAGTCTCCCTCGACCCGGCGCCGCAGGTCGCACAATGTATCGACGGCGTGCTGGTGCTGTTCGACACCGAACAGAAAGGCCTGACCGGCGTGCTGGTCAATGCGCAGAAAAAAGCAGTGCGGTGCATGGGGCAGGAGACGCCGCAGAAGCTTGAGCCGTAACAAATCCCGTGGGCGCCACATCACTACTGTGGGATTTTGTGAACGGCCACCAAAAAGCCCCCGCCTGATCACTCAGGCGGGGGCTTTTGCGTTACAGCGTGGCGCTTAGTTCGAGCTGACCGCCGAACGTGGCACCACCGGCTGGTTGTCGTTGGAAATGGTCACTTCCACCCGACGATTCATTGCACGGCCCGATACGCTGCCGTTGTCGGCAACCGGGTATTCCTTGCCATAACCCTGCACGACGATGCGCGAAGGATCGACGCCCATCTTGATCAGCGCCACTTGTACCGAAGTCGCACGGCGCTCGGACAGCGACTGGTTGTAGCCCGGTGCGCCGGTGCTGTCGGTGTAGCCTTCGATAATCACTTTACGGTCCGGGTTTTCCTGGAGGAATTGCGCCAGCTTGTTGATGTTGACCAGGCCGGTGGACTTCAGGTCAGCCTTGTTGGTGGCGAACAGCACGTCACCGAAGGTCACCAGCGTACCGCGATCGGTCTGCTTGGCGTTGAGGCTGTCCTGCAGCTGTTTGATCTGCGCGTTGCGCGAATCGAGGATGGCGCGGGCGCGCTGGTCACCGGCGTTTTTCAGATTGGCTTCAGCGGTGCGCAGGGCGATGGTCTGCTTGGCCACTTCAACACGCTGATTGGTCAGGTAAGCCAGTTGGTCGACTTTCGACGCATCCTGTTTGTCCTGATAGGCCTTCTCCGCCTTGTCCAGATAATCGCTGGCGTCTTTGGTTTCCAGCGCCGCGACTTTGCTGGCTTGTGGATTGGCCTGCAGGCCTTCGTAGTTGGTACGAGCGTTGTTCAAATTGCTGTTCGGCGGCGTGGAGCAGGCAGCCAGAGCAACACTTGCAGCCAGCAGGGCAGGGATCATCAATTGTTTACGCATAATATTTTCGTCCTTTTAATCGATTTCGAAATACGTGGGGCTGTCGACAGCGGCTTATTGCACGCTGCGCATGCCTTCCTGACGCAGTTCCTGAACACCTTTCTGGGAGTCCTTCAGAGCCTGCTCGGCTTTGGCGGCCTGAGCCTTGCGTTCAGCGACGCGAGCGTCCCATTCAGCCTGTTCGGCCAGACGCTTGGCTTCGTCGTACTTCTTGTCGTGCATCGCGATTTCGGCTTGTTTGAGCTTGTCCTGGGCGGACTTCATTTCCACCGCTGCGAACTCGGTGCCACCGGCGCTGACCGCGCTGTTGACGGCCGATTGAGTCACCGCGTATTGCTCGGTCGGCGGGTTGCCAGCGCAACCGGCGAGCACGAAGGTGCTGCCGAGGGCCAGGGCAGCCAGTTTCAGACCGCGCAGGTTGGCGAACGAGGATTTGGCAGTACGGGTCTTCATGGTCTTCAACTCCATTAGATAGCTCCTGAAAAACATCAAATCCAGCCTGGTTTGCTGTGTCGTCACCGTGCAATCACCACGCGGTGTTTTGAAACGACCGTACCAGGCGTGGTTAATGGGTACGACCCGAGGCGTTTTTCAAAAGTTCAGAGAAGATGGCCCATGGCCTGAAAAAACTTTGACCGAACGGACAAGGCTCTAAACCGGGAACTTTGGCGGTGTGAAGTGGTATTCCCGGCGTTTTTCAGACGCGGGAATAGCCCATTTTCGAAGGGGAATGCGAACCCTGTGGGAGCGAGCAAGGCTCGCTCCCACAGGGTGAATGCCTCAGGATCAATGTTTCTGCTTGTCGTCGCCCGCAGCCAGATCATGCAAATGCCGACG from the Pseudomonas sp. N3-W genome contains:
- a CDS encoding TetR/AcrR family transcriptional regulator; this translates as MNRAIAQEGAAGIATAVAESVQYQGRKASRQGSEQRRQDILDAAMRIVVRDGVRAVRHRAVAAEAGVPLSATTYYFKDIDDLLTDTFAQYVERSAAYMAMLWVNNEGLLREMVVSGDGSPESRSQLADNIARLMADYVHRQLLNRREHLMAEQAFRQEALLNPRLALLVRSHQQILLQGTCQLFQVLGSREPQQDAKVLTAIIGRMEYQGLLNDAEPLAEEDMLGILNRYMHLVLASV
- a CDS encoding flavohemoglobin expression-modulating QEGLA motif protein; protein product: MLSDRIVLAQTPIRVLDAVKWDENIRKGFLKAKGKEMPAVDRDYYLNRPLSFDSSKVKLEFQNIERDITRQLGQFNPVGQIMRRMCKEYRMVVRMLEARGTEDFGLISQELYGAASDAFHAGDPTLADLGLMLSDYLNNIDGRGDLKDEPKTLTAKDAVNLLQTRLNKVFGEAEETIRVFESDGIVADAAAGADYIKIRADAMFNDRDVRALEVHEGLVHVGTTLNGLNQPICTFLSKGPPSSTVTQEGLAILMEIITFASYPSRLRKLTNRTRAIHMVEEGADFLQVFEFFREQGFEMAESYGNASRVFRGSTPTGLPFTKDLSYLKGFIMVYNYIQLAVRKGKLEQVPLLFCGKTTLEDMRTLRQLVDEGLVVPPKYLPEQFRDMNALSAWMCFSNFLNHLSLDRIEADYSNIL
- a CDS encoding alpha/beta hydrolase translates to MRILGIFCLLLTLSGCSSLLFYPEPGQPFTPEKAHLQFRDVTLTTADGLKLHGWWLPAKQGVEVKGTVLHLHGNGGNLSMHLGGSWWLPEAGYQVLLVDYRGYGLSEGKPSLPAIYQDIDAAFKWLDQAPEVKGKPLIVLGQSLGGSMAVHYLVQHPQRQRQLKALVLDGAPASYRDVGRYALTTSWLTWPFQVPLSWLVPDGDSAINSMAQLNGVPKLIYHSIDDQLVPLSNGIRLYQAAPPPRVLQLTRGGHVQTFADPVWRTVMLRYLEDPQHFNGLRRLGEIPNYPVPTNSKDEPPESPQ
- a CDS encoding OmpA family protein — encoded protein: MRKQLMIPALLAASVALAACSTPPNSNLNNARTNYEGLQANPQASKVAALETKDASDYLDKAEKAYQDKQDASKVDQLAYLTNQRVEVAKQTIALRTAEANLKNAGDQRARAILDSRNAQIKQLQDSLNAKQTDRGTLVTFGDVLFATNKADLKSTGLVNINKLAQFLQENPDRKVIIEGYTDSTGAPGYNQSLSERRATSVQVALIKMGVDPSRIVVQGYGKEYPVADNGSVSGRAMNRRVEVTISNDNQPVVPRSAVSSN
- a CDS encoding DUF4398 domain-containing protein, with amino-acid sequence MELKTMKTRTAKSSFANLRGLKLAALALGSTFVLAGCAGNPPTEQYAVTQSAVNSAVSAGGTEFAAVEMKSAQDKLKQAEIAMHDKKYDEAKRLAEQAEWDARVAERKAQAAKAEQALKDSQKGVQELRQEGMRSVQ